From a single Cytophagales bacterium WSM2-2 genomic region:
- a CDS encoding putative acetyltransferase: MDLQPTLQDDLILLRPLREDDFENLYAVAADPLIWEQHPSKDRCKRHVFQVFFREAMEGRGAFAVVDRKTEKIIGSTRFNRVKESANAIEIGWTFLARSHWGGPYNQAMKRMLIQHAFQFVDNVLFYIHETNFRSRKAVEKIGGLRITSLDGVVLETRSTASVIYEVNKFK; encoded by the coding sequence ATGGATCTCCAACCCACCCTACAAGATGACCTTATCCTCCTTCGCCCCTTGCGCGAAGATGATTTCGAAAATTTGTACGCTGTTGCAGCAGACCCGCTGATCTGGGAACAACATCCATCAAAAGACCGGTGCAAGCGCCATGTCTTCCAAGTATTTTTCAGGGAAGCGATGGAAGGACGGGGAGCATTTGCAGTTGTCGACAGGAAAACGGAAAAGATTATCGGCAGTACGCGATTCAATAGGGTGAAAGAATCAGCCAACGCTATTGAAATTGGATGGACATTTTTAGCGCGCAGCCATTGGGGCGGGCCTTATAACCAGGCCATGAAACGCATGCTCATTCAGCATGCATTCCAGTTTGTTGACAATGTGCTTTTCTATATTCATGAAACTAATTTCCGTTCGCGGAAAGCAGTAGAGAAAATCGGAGGCTTGAGAATTACAAGTCTTGATGGCGTTGTGCTGGAAACTAGGTCAACGGCATCGGTTATTTACGAGGTTAATAAATTCAAATAA
- a CDS encoding aerotolerance protein BatA, whose protein sequence is MDKLDLPWYSLDWFAPSTFNALTWENVFFLYLIPAVPIIFILRWTIRYFLNQKLPVALIKGDLKSSPIQVLRFFPEILMMCVAALILVALARPQRTNEKVEQWTEGIDIMIALDISQSMQIEDFQPNRLQAAKQVAHDFIKGRVQDRIGLIVFSGDAFSLAPLTTDYELLYSYLKDISFDMIESRGTAIGSALAVVTNRMRESGSKSKVCILISDGDNTAGNIDPITSAELAAAYNIKMYTIVVGKEGLVPYGKDYFGRPQMVENTVDETTMRKIADIGSGEFFRVTDNEALKSVFEQIDKYEKAEIKESRFKDTSDFYFIYLQWAIALFLLWLALRSSFMSNVLQD, encoded by the coding sequence ATGGATAAGTTAGATTTACCCTGGTATTCGCTGGATTGGTTTGCCCCTTCCACGTTCAATGCGCTGACCTGGGAGAATGTTTTTTTCCTTTACCTGATCCCTGCCGTACCGATTATCTTTATCCTTCGCTGGACTATCCGTTACTTCCTGAACCAAAAACTTCCGGTAGCCCTGATCAAAGGTGACTTGAAAAGCTCTCCTATCCAGGTGCTGCGTTTCTTCCCGGAAATACTGATGATGTGCGTGGCGGCATTGATCCTTGTAGCACTCGCCCGGCCACAGCGCACCAACGAGAAAGTGGAACAGTGGACGGAAGGTATCGATATCATGATCGCGTTGGATATTTCACAATCCATGCAGATCGAGGACTTTCAACCCAATCGCTTGCAGGCTGCAAAACAAGTAGCACACGATTTCATCAAGGGACGTGTACAAGATCGTATCGGTCTGATCGTATTCTCGGGTGATGCATTTTCACTTGCCCCGCTCACCACCGATTACGAATTGCTCTACTCCTATCTCAAAGACATCTCTTTTGATATGATTGAATCGCGCGGCACAGCTATCGGTAGCGCACTGGCCGTGGTCACCAATCGTATGCGCGAGTCAGGCTCCAAATCCAAAGTGTGTATCCTCATCAGTGACGGTGACAACACCGCCGGGAATATCGACCCGATTACTTCTGCGGAATTAGCGGCAGCATACAATATCAAGATGTACACGATCGTGGTTGGTAAAGAAGGACTTGTTCCTTATGGTAAAGATTATTTCGGTCGCCCACAGATGGTGGAGAACACTGTTGATGAAACCACCATGCGTAAAATTGCAGACATCGGCTCGGGCGAATTCTTTCGTGTGACGGACAACGAAGCACTGAAAAGTGTATTCGAACAGATCGACAAATACGAGAAAGCCGAGATCAAGGAAAGCCGTTTCAAAGACACTTCAGACTTCTATTTTATTTATCTGCAATGGGCCATCGCCTTGTTCTTGCTCTGGCTGGCGCTGAGATCGAGCTTTATGTCGAATGTACTTCAGGATTGA